In a genomic window of Mercenaria mercenaria strain notata chromosome 19, MADL_Memer_1, whole genome shotgun sequence:
- the LOC123542794 gene encoding uncharacterized protein LOC123542794, with the protein MDDGDFNFYRICIVEKNVALLALKELFETLWERKYPAIPWTKDSACVTLFEQKEDELFENGVAPLPNKEKRRKQEKRLQRQRSFRDSHWTNYVWDTSKVVHALVDSKLFVNDLTIADEDGVQVSEHIVKIKDIRNQTAHLTTSAISTEEFENVLELLNKHIKALELTNVDLSQYIAKLQTVKNQEKPVLQHVFKERERHDTLVKRQIADRKYFSTEYKRLDREKHFLKTNIDHLKTKEKSAENEGTDEENGNKEENTEDQSYKHSLTTKYESLESDYNHLNKVTEDLNNKGSVDPEELKSENDYLEQIMVDTNKTHAAEIDRLKSENDFMKQILTHSSELVKLKQTLADMKKKHAAKIVKLESEHSVEVQKLMSENAILKQTINERNDRGQCGNIQKNTNIYQMLVCYHVCIFIIITFLHKMKMKTIK; encoded by the coding sequence ATGGATGACGGAGACTTTAACTTCTACAGAATATGTATAGTTGAGAAAAATGTAGCACTGCTTGCCCTGAAAGAGTTATTCGAGACACTTTGGGAGAGGAAATACCCTGCAATACCTTGGACAAAAGATTCTGCATGTGTAACACTGTTCGAACAGAAGGAAGATGAACTCTTTGAAAATGGTGTAGCACCATTACCCAATAAAGAAAAGcggagaaaacaagaaaaaagattACAGCGACAAAGAAGTTTCAGAGACAGCCACTGGACTAACTATGTCTGGGATACCAGTAAAGTTGTCCATGCTCTTGTGGACTCAAAACTATTTGTCAATGATCTGACTATTGCAGATGAAGATGGTGTGCAAGTCAGTGAGCATATTGTCAAGATAAAAGATATTCGTAATCAAACTGCTCATTTAACAACATCTGCTATTAGCACTGAAGAATTTGAGAATGTGCTGGAGTTATTGaacaaacatataaaagcactagAGTTAACAAATGTTGATTTGTCTCAGTACATTGCGAAACTTCAAACAGTTAAAAACCAAGAGAAGCCGGTCTTGCAACATGTGTTTAAAGAAAGGGAAAGACACGATACACTTGTAAAAAGACAAATCGCTGACAGGAAATATTTTTCTACAGAATATAAGAGACTCGACAGGgagaaacattttctgaaaacaaatatagatcacttGAAGACGAAAGAAAAATCAGCTGAAAATGAAGGAACTGATGAAGAAAACGGAAACAAAGAAGAGAATACAGAAGACCAAAGTTACAAACATTCTTTAACAACAAAATACGAAAGTCTCGAGTCGGATTACAACCATCTTAACAAGGTTACAGAGGACCTAAACAACAAAGGATCTGTAGACCCAGAGGAACTCAAATCTGAAAATGACTACCTGGAACAAATTATGGTTGATACTAACAAAACACACGCTGCTGAAATTGACAGGCTTAAGTCGGAAAATGACTTTATGAAGCAGATCTTGACACATTCTTCAGAACTTGTAAAGTTGAAACAGACTTTGGCAGACATGAAGAAGAAACATGCTGCAAAGATTGTAAAACTTGAATCTGAACATTCCGTGGAGGTTCAGAAACTTATGTCTGAAAACGCCATTCTGAAACAAACTATAAACGAGAGAAATGACCGCGGACAATGTGGTAATATACAAAAGAacacaaatatttatcaaatgctgGTCTGTTATCATGTGTGCATTTTCAttatcataacatttttgcacaaaatgaaaatgaaaaccatAAAATAg